The following proteins are co-located in the Pedobacter frigiditerrae genome:
- a CDS encoding FUSC family protein, with protein sequence MFNQPIRNIQDFLLSTYFADGLRITIGVLCPSLLLAQFGMLQYGMTLSLGALCISVVDSPGPIVHRRNAMLITTVLISVISIIVGLTNKSIIVTGTLLVICSFIFSMLSIYGDRAASIGISVLLIMVLSIDDIRPWREVLFYALLIFVGSIWYTLLSYFVYRLRPYRLVQQILSDSILQVSEFLRAKAKFYHENADYEKNYAELLQLQVHVHEKQDEVREVLFRTREIVRESTPEGRFLLLVFVDMVDLFEQVMSTYYNYKQLHEQFDSIGILPQYEDVINKIATSLDEISFALKSGGTPTLAHNLVDDVAKLKEEITKLEVNSDEKYTTLGLIALKNIEVNIENIVSRVKTINGYFNKKEKKNLKSRDIDVDKFVTRQSTDVKLLLDNLTFSSSTFRHSLRVAIVMLIGFVVAKSLNFEHSYWILLTILVISKPGFSLTKERNIQRLIGTIVGAFIGMGILMYINDKNTLFVILLICMIGSYSFQRKNYVVSVLFMTPYILVLFDFLGMGSMSIARERIYDTLIGSGIALLASYSLFPNWEHEKLKQAMMDIIKANSNYFKEVTLLYFEQTHNLTNYKLARKSVYVSTSNLASLFQRMFSEPKSKQMHIKELHQFTVLNHLLSSYIATLSLYKKEHQFVHSNFEELKPVSENTLYLLNLSSENLLIHQENISNVPLIRRKNIAEPNIEDENMIIAEQFDSIQKVAYDIFKLAEKLKI encoded by the coding sequence ATGTTCAATCAACCAATTAGAAATATACAAGACTTTTTGCTGAGTACCTATTTTGCAGATGGCTTACGTATTACAATTGGTGTACTTTGCCCCTCTTTGCTTTTAGCCCAATTTGGTATGTTGCAATACGGAATGACACTTTCCTTAGGTGCGTTATGTATTAGTGTGGTAGATTCTCCAGGCCCTATTGTGCATCGCAGAAATGCAATGTTAATTACAACTGTGTTAATTTCTGTCATCTCAATTATTGTAGGTTTAACAAACAAGAGCATCATTGTAACTGGAACGCTATTGGTTATTTGCAGTTTCATATTTTCAATGCTCTCTATTTATGGAGATAGAGCTGCTTCCATAGGTATTTCTGTTTTACTCATCATGGTTTTGAGCATTGATGACATTAGGCCATGGAGAGAAGTTTTATTTTATGCCTTATTGATTTTTGTTGGCAGTATTTGGTATACGCTACTAAGTTATTTCGTTTACAGGCTTCGTCCATACAGGTTAGTACAGCAAATATTAAGTGATTCTATTTTACAAGTTAGTGAGTTTTTGAGAGCAAAAGCAAAGTTCTATCATGAAAATGCTGATTATGAAAAGAATTACGCAGAGCTATTACAATTGCAGGTACATGTTCATGAAAAGCAGGATGAAGTTAGAGAGGTTTTATTTAGGACAAGGGAAATAGTAAGAGAATCTACACCAGAAGGAAGATTTTTGTTGCTTGTATTTGTAGACATGGTCGATTTATTTGAACAAGTAATGTCTACCTATTACAATTACAAACAACTACACGAGCAGTTCGATTCCATTGGTATTTTACCCCAGTATGAAGATGTAATTAATAAAATTGCAACGTCGCTGGATGAAATTTCATTTGCATTGAAAAGTGGTGGAACACCAACATTAGCTCATAACTTGGTAGATGATGTAGCAAAGCTAAAGGAAGAAATTACTAAGCTAGAAGTTAATAGTGATGAAAAATATACTACACTTGGCTTAATAGCTTTAAAGAACATTGAGGTAAATATTGAGAATATCGTTTCGAGAGTAAAAACTATTAATGGTTATTTCAACAAAAAGGAAAAGAAGAATTTAAAGAGCAGAGACATTGATGTAGATAAATTTGTAACCAGGCAAAGCACAGATGTTAAATTACTGCTTGATAACTTAACCTTTAGCTCTTCTACATTTAGACACTCACTTCGTGTAGCAATAGTAATGTTGATTGGTTTTGTAGTTGCCAAAAGTTTAAATTTTGAACATAGCTATTGGATACTCTTAACTATTCTGGTTATTTCTAAGCCTGGATTTAGTTTAACAAAAGAACGAAATATCCAACGTTTAATAGGGACTATTGTTGGTGCATTTATTGGAATGGGCATTTTAATGTACATTAATGATAAAAATACACTATTTGTAATCCTGTTAATCTGCATGATTGGCAGTTATAGTTTTCAGCGTAAAAATTATGTTGTCAGCGTGCTGTTCATGACACCTTACATTTTGGTGCTTTTTGATTTCTTGGGAATGGGAAGCATGTCTATTGCTAGAGAAAGGATTTATGACACGTTGATTGGTTCAGGAATTGCATTGCTGGCAAGTTATTCTTTATTCCCTAATTGGGAACACGAAAAGCTAAAACAAGCAATGATGGATATCATTAAAGCAAATTCCAATTATTTTAAGGAAGTAACTTTACTTTATTTTGAGCAAACACATAACTTAACTAATTACAAATTAGCTAGAAAATCTGTTTATGTGAGCACATCAAATCTTGCTTCTTTATTTCAACGGATGTTCTCTGAACCTAAGAGTAAACAAATGCACATTAAAGAATTACATCAGTTTACAGTGTTAAATCATCTGCTATCATCTTATATAGCAACATTGTCATTGTATAAAAAAGAGCATCAATTTGTTCATAGTAATTTTGAAGAATTAAAACCAGTTTCTGAAAATACGTTGTATTTGTTAAATCTATCTTCTGAAAATTTATTAATTCATCAAGAAAATATTAGTAACGTTCCTTTAATTCGTAGAAAAAATATTGCAGAACCAAATATTGAGGATGAAAATATGATTATTGCAGAACAGTTTGATTCAATTCAAAAAGTAGCTTATGATATTTTTAAATTAGCAGAGAAACTTAAAATTTAA
- a CDS encoding organic hydroperoxide resistance protein: MNKLYTGAVEAKGGRDGHVKSSDGIIDFELKKPKELGGQGGATNPEQLFAAAWGGCYLGALGSVAEREGVDTSEATVNVQVSFNEDGKEFALSADLDVHIPNISHDETQRLADMAHKVCPYSKATKGNIEVRVTAV, translated from the coding sequence ATGAATAAGTTATATACAGGTGCTGTTGAAGCAAAAGGTGGTAGAGATGGGCACGTTAAATCTAGTGATGGAATTATAGATTTCGAACTAAAAAAACCAAAAGAATTAGGTGGACAAGGTGGTGCTACAAACCCAGAGCAGTTGTTTGCTGCAGCTTGGGGTGGTTGTTATTTAGGTGCCTTAGGTAGTGTTGCAGAACGTGAAGGCGTTGATACAAGCGAAGCAACAGTTAATGTTCAAGTATCTTTTAATGAAGATGGTAAGGAATTTGCACTTTCTGCAGACTTGGATGTGCATATTCCAAACATTTCACACGACGAAACTCAAAGATTAGCAGATATGGCACATAAAGTTTGTCCGTATTCTAAAGCTACCAAAGGTAATATAGAAGTTAGGGTTACCGCAGTTTAA
- the bioB gene encoding biotin synthase BioB — MQTLRHDWTKEEISAIYHKPFLDLVYEAASIHREQKDYNEVQISSLISIKTGGCAEDCSYCPQAARYHTDLEVQPLMQIGQVVSAAVKAKEGGASRLCMGAAWREVRDNRDFDRVIEMVKAVNDMDMEVCCTLGMLTENQAQRLADAGLYAYNHNIDTSEDDYKRIISTRTYDDRLNTIKNVRKAKLTVCSGGIIGLGETPEDRIAMIQTLANMEKHPESVPVNALVPVKGTPLEDQPRVPIWDMVRMIATARIVMPNSVVRLSAGRMEMSTLEQAFCFMAGASSIFAGDKLLTTPNPSFVDDMAMFELLGLKTREAFKNGRPENTIKEAVTV; from the coding sequence ATGCAAACATTAAGACACGATTGGACAAAGGAAGAAATTTCAGCAATTTATCATAAGCCATTTTTAGATTTGGTTTACGAAGCTGCAAGTATTCATCGTGAGCAAAAAGATTACAATGAGGTTCAAATTAGTTCATTGATATCTATAAAAACAGGTGGCTGTGCAGAAGATTGTTCTTACTGTCCGCAAGCTGCCCGTTACCATACTGACTTAGAGGTACAGCCCTTAATGCAAATTGGTCAGGTTGTTAGTGCTGCCGTAAAAGCAAAAGAGGGTGGAGCATCTCGTTTATGTATGGGTGCTGCTTGGCGTGAAGTGAGAGATAATCGTGATTTTGATCGTGTTATTGAAATGGTTAAGGCAGTTAACGATATGGACATGGAGGTTTGCTGTACCTTGGGGATGTTAACTGAAAATCAGGCACAACGTTTAGCTGATGCAGGTTTATATGCCTATAACCATAACATAGATACTTCTGAAGATGATTATAAAAGAATTATCTCTACCCGTACTTATGACGACCGTTTAAATACAATTAAGAATGTACGTAAAGCAAAATTAACAGTTTGTAGTGGTGGTATTATTGGTTTAGGCGAAACGCCAGAAGATAGAATTGCAATGATACAAACATTAGCCAATATGGAAAAACACCCAGAATCGGTTCCTGTTAATGCATTGGTGCCTGTAAAAGGAACACCTCTGGAAGACCAACCACGTGTACCAATTTGGGATATGGTAAGAATGATTGCAACGGCAAGAATTGTAATGCCTAATTCTGTTGTCCGTTTAAGTGCTGGAAGAATGGAAATGAGCACTTTAGAACAAGCTTTCTGTTTCATGGCTGGTGCGAGCTCTATTTTTGCAGGAGATAAATTATTAACTACTCCGAACCCATCTTTTGTAGATGATATGGCGATGTTTGAATTGTTAGGCTTAAAAACCAGGGAAGCCTTTAAAAATGGCAGACCAGAAAATACAATTAAAGAAGCGGTTACAGTATAA
- the mgtE gene encoding magnesium transporter: MQSFDLDKTDVSKLKQAISGDNELLKATLAEYHASEIAILFESISSEDQQRIINLLDVEIASEVISEMHEEAHPEELLLQLHPDKRTEIVEELDYDDATDIISQLEEHEQKEILEDLSEDDASSIRNLMSYDEETAGGLMNTEVIRINLNLTKKDAIDEIIRQSEEIEEFYTVNVVDDDNIFKGIVSLKDIIKAKGNAKITDMVNADVVYVKAETDQEEVAKLISQYNLTSIPVVDDEMHLLGRVTFDDVIDVLEDENTEDFLKISGVSEDEELSGNWIEAVKSRLPWLIINLGTAFLASAVVRHYESTLSQLAVLSAYMVIIAGMGGNAATQALAVTVRRISLYDLTDNQAYRTVLKEFTVGLINGAVTGLIVFIFAYFFDGQPMLGLVIFMAMTGNLVIAGITGSSIPLVLKRVGIDPAIASSIIITTFTDVFGFLLLLGLASKLLL, translated from the coding sequence ATGCAATCATTTGATTTAGATAAAACAGACGTTTCTAAACTGAAGCAAGCAATAAGTGGTGATAATGAACTACTTAAAGCTACGCTAGCGGAATATCACGCCTCTGAAATTGCTATTTTATTTGAAAGCATAAGTAGTGAAGACCAGCAAAGAATCATCAATTTGTTGGATGTTGAAATTGCTTCTGAGGTAATTTCTGAGATGCATGAAGAAGCGCATCCTGAAGAATTGCTTTTGCAGTTACATCCAGACAAACGTACCGAAATTGTTGAAGAGCTTGATTATGATGATGCGACGGATATTATTTCGCAATTAGAGGAGCACGAACAAAAGGAAATTCTTGAAGACCTGAGTGAGGACGATGCATCGAGCATCAGGAACTTGATGAGTTACGATGAGGAAACTGCTGGTGGTTTAATGAATACCGAAGTTATCCGAATTAACCTAAACCTCACTAAAAAAGATGCAATCGACGAAATCATTCGACAGAGTGAAGAGATTGAAGAATTTTATACCGTAAACGTTGTTGATGACGACAATATATTTAAAGGAATTGTTTCTTTAAAAGACATCATTAAAGCTAAAGGCAATGCCAAAATAACCGATATGGTTAATGCAGATGTGGTTTATGTTAAAGCAGAAACTGACCAAGAAGAGGTAGCAAAGCTAATTTCCCAATATAATTTAACCAGTATTCCTGTTGTTGATGATGAAATGCATTTACTAGGACGTGTTACATTTGATGATGTGATTGACGTTTTAGAAGATGAGAATACAGAAGATTTCCTGAAAATATCTGGGGTATCTGAAGACGAAGAATTAAGTGGTAACTGGATTGAAGCGGTAAAATCTCGCCTACCTTGGTTAATTATCAATTTAGGTACAGCTTTTCTGGCATCGGCGGTTGTTCGTCATTATGAAAGTACTTTAAGTCAGTTAGCTGTACTTTCTGCTTATATGGTAATCATTGCAGGAATGGGAGGGAACGCAGCCACGCAAGCCTTGGCCGTAACGGTTAGGCGTATTTCATTATATGATTTAACAGACAATCAAGCTTATAGAACTGTTTTAAAAGAGTTTACAGTAGGTTTAATTAATGGTGCTGTAACAGGCTTAATCGTATTTATTTTTGCTTACTTTTTTGATGGACAACCAATGTTAGGCTTAGTTATTTTTATGGCTATGACTGGTAACTTAGTTATTGCAGGGATTACTGGTTCGAGTATTCCTTTGGTGCTAAAACGAGTTGGCATTGACCCAGCTATTGCATCATCTATAATTATTACGACATTTACAGACGTTTTCGGATTTTTACTTTTACTAGGATTAGCTAGTAAACTACTTTTATAA